ATCTCAGAGACTCTCTGCACGATCTCGCCGTCTATGTCCTCCCTGAGTTGTTCTAGTCTTCCGTAGAGATCCTTTATCTGGGATACCATCTGTTGAGCCCTGGAGACAACTTCCGCTTTTGAAGCAGTGTTGGTAGGATCCGAAATGACCTCCTGAAAGGCATTCCAGAAACTGTCAACGAGACTTCTGATCCCTCTTTCACTCGGTTCCGCGAGGAGTTGCTCCACGAAATGGAGATTGGACAGGACGGTGTCCCAATAGTTGTACCGGTTGTTCACCTGTCTGTATTGAACGTCGAGGAACGTATCCCTCAATCTCACAATTGTTTTAACCCTGGAGCCGGTTCCCATCTGGATCGGTACAGAAGGCTGCGTAAGGGTTGTCAGAGGAATGGGTGGAGTTGCCTCTATGACGGGTTTTTGTCTGGAATATCCCGGTGTGTTGGCATTCGCTATGTTGTGGCTAACTATGTTCATCGCCAGCTTGTGGGTGTATATCCCAGTCAGTGCCGTGTTGAGGATTCCGAACATGGACATATCAGGCATCTTCAAGACCTCCCAAGAAATACGGAAGGACCCTCTTCGTCAAATGAG
This sequence is a window from Thermotoga sp.. Protein-coding genes within it:
- a CDS encoding flagellar hook-associated protein FlgK, translating into MPDMSMFGILNTALTGIYTHKLAMNIVSHNIANANTPGYSRQKPVIEATPPIPLTTLTQPSVPIQMGTGSRVKTIVRLRDTFLDVQYRQVNNRYNYWDTVLSNLHFVEQLLAEPSERGIRSLVDSFWNAFQEVISDPTNTASKAEVVSRAQQMVSQIKDLYGRLEQLREDIDGEIVQRVSE